A single Calypte anna isolate BGI_N300 chromosome 5A, bCalAnn1_v1.p, whole genome shotgun sequence DNA region contains:
- the ALDH6A1 gene encoding methylmalonate-semialdehyde dehydrogenase [acylating], mitochondrial isoform X2, translated as MAAAVAVVARGAWGGRRVALRLPRRVGAPWVTSAAASSSSVPTTKLFIDGKFVESKTTEWIDIHNPATNEVVGRVPKATASEMEAAVASCKKAFWNWSETSVLSRQQIFLRYQQLIKENLKEISKLITFEQGKTLADAEGDVFRGLQVVEHACSVTSLILGETMPSITKDMDTYTYRLPLGVCAGIAPFNFPAMIPLWMFPMAMVCGNTFLMKPSERVPGALMFLAKLFQDAGAPDGTLNIIHGQHEAVNFICDHPDIRAISFVGSNQAGEYIYERGSRNGKRVQANMGAKNHGVVMPDANKENTLNQLVGAAFGAAGQRCMALSTAILVGEAQKWLPELVDRAKNLRVNAGDQPGADLGPLISPQAKERVCHLIEKGVKEGARLLLDGRNIKVKGYENGNFVGPTILANVRPNMTCYKEEIFGPVLVVLEADTLDDAIEMVNNNPYGNGTAIFTTNGATARKYSHLVDVGQGVQFYTQMKTIISQWKEEDATVTKPAVVMPTMGN; from the exons ATGGCGGCGGCAGTGGCAGTGGTGGCGCGCGGCGCGTGGGGCGGGCGGCGCGTGGCGCTGAGG CTGCCGAGGAGAGTCGGTGCCCCCTGGGTCACTTCAGccgctgcctcctcctcctcggtG CCAACAACTAAACTCTTCATTGACGGGAAGTTTGTTGAGTCCAAAACTACTGAATGGATTGATATCCATAACCCG gccACAAATGAAGTAGTTGGCCGTGTACCAAAAGCCACAGCCAGTGAGATGGAGGCAGCTGTGGCTTCTTGCAAAAAGGCTTTTTGGAACTGGTCAGAAACATCTGTTTTGAGTCGCCAACAAATCTTCCTGCGTTACCAACAACTCATCAAAGAAAATCTG aaagaaatttcaaaacTCATCACCTTTGAGCAAGGAAAGACCTTGGCTGATGCTGAAGGAGATGTGTTCCGAGGCCTCC aggtggTTGAACATGCTTGCAGTGTGACATCCCTCATACTGGGAGAGACCATGCCCTCCATCACTAAAGACATGGACACTTATACCTACCGTCTGCCTCTCGGTGTGTGTGCTGGCATTGCACCATTCAACTTCCCAGCCATGATTCCTCTGTGGATGTTCCCCATGGCTATGGTTTGCGGAAACACCTTCTTGATGAAACCATCTGAGCGTGTACCAGGAGCACTCATGTTCCTTGCTAAGCTGTTTCAGGATGCTGGTGCACCTGATGGGACCCTAAATATCATCCATGGACAGCATGAAG CTGTGAATTTCATTTGTGACCACCCGGATATCAGAGCAATCAGCTTTGTGGGATCTAATCAGGCTGGCGAGTACATCTATGAGAGAGGATCCCGGAATGGCAAGAGAGTCCAGGCCAACATG GGAGCCAAGAACCACGGTGTGGTGATGCCTGATGCCAATAAAGAGAACACCTTGAACCAGCTGGTTGGAGCTGCTTTTGGAGCAGCTGGCCAACGCTGCATGGCCCTGTCTACAGCAATTCTAGTGGGAGAAGCTCAGAAATGGCTGCCAGAGCTTGTGGACAGAGCCAAAAATCTACGTGTAAATGCAG GAGACCAGCCTGGAGCAGATCTCGGGCCTCTAATCAGTCCCCAGGCTAAGGAACGGGTTTGCCATCTGATTGAGAAAGGAGTAAAAGAAGGTGCCAGGCTTCTTCTGGATGGACGCAATATCAAAGTGAAGGGCTATGAAAATGGCAATTTTGTTGGACCAACAATCCTTGCCAATGTCAGG CCAAACATGACTTGCTATAAAGAGGAAATCTTTGGGCCTGTCTTAGTGGTTCTGGAAGCAGACACTTTGGATGATGCCATTGAGATGGTGAACAATAACCCCTATGGAAATGGAACTGCAATCTTCACCACCAATGGAGCCACAGCTCGGAAATATTCACACTTAGTAGATGTGGGTCAG GGAGTGCAGTTCTACACACAGATGAAAACTATCATTTCTCAATGGAAAGAGGAAGATGCCACCGTTACCAAGCCTGCCGTGGTTATGCCAACTATGGGCAACTGA
- the LIN52 gene encoding protein lin-52 homolog isoform X2, whose product MAAPADGTDLEASLLSFEKLDRASPDLWPEQLPGVAEFAASFKSPITSSPPKWMAELENDDIDMLKELGSLTTANLMEKVRGLQNLAYQLGLDESAGRTFCC is encoded by the exons ATGGCGGCTCCCGCAGACG GCACCGACCTGGAGGCTTCGCTTCTAAGCTTCGAAAAGCTGGACCGCGCCTCCCCGGACCTGTGGCCCGAACAGC TGCCCGGGGTTGCCGAGTTCGCTGCCTCCTTCAAGAGC ccGATAACAAGTTCTCCTCCTAAGTGGATGGCTGAATTAGAAAATGATGATATCGATATGTTAAAAG agTTGGGGAGCCTCACAACAGCCAACCTGATGGAAAAAGTTCGTGGCCTGCAGAACCTGGCTTATCAGCTGGGACTGGATGAAT
- the ALDH6A1 gene encoding methylmalonate-semialdehyde dehydrogenase [acylating], mitochondrial isoform X1 — MAAAVAVVARGAWGGRRVALRLPRRVGAPWVTSAAASSSSVPTTKLFIDGKFVESKTTEWIDIHNPATNEVVGRVPKATASEMEAAVASCKKAFWNWSETSVLSRQQIFLRYQQLIKENLKEISKLITFEQGKTLADAEGDVFRGLQVVEHACSVTSLILGETMPSITKDMDTYTYRLPLGVCAGIAPFNFPAMIPLWMFPMAMVCGNTFLMKPSERVPGALMFLAKLFQDAGAPDGTLNIIHGQHEAVNFICDHPDIRAISFVGSNQAGEYIYERGSRNGKRVQANMGAKNHGVVMPDANKENTLNQLVGAAFGAAGQRCMALSTAILVGEAQKWLPELVDRAKNLRVNAGDQPGADLGPLISPQAKERVCHLIEKGVKEGARLLLDGRNIKVKGYENGNFVGPTILANVRPNMTCYKEEIFGPVLVVLEADTLDDAIEMVNNNPYGNGTAIFTTNGATARKYSHLVDVGQVGVNVPIPVPLPMFSFTGSRASFRGDTNFYGKQGVQFYTQMKTIISQWKEEDATVTKPAVVMPTMGN; from the exons ATGGCGGCGGCAGTGGCAGTGGTGGCGCGCGGCGCGTGGGGCGGGCGGCGCGTGGCGCTGAGG CTGCCGAGGAGAGTCGGTGCCCCCTGGGTCACTTCAGccgctgcctcctcctcctcggtG CCAACAACTAAACTCTTCATTGACGGGAAGTTTGTTGAGTCCAAAACTACTGAATGGATTGATATCCATAACCCG gccACAAATGAAGTAGTTGGCCGTGTACCAAAAGCCACAGCCAGTGAGATGGAGGCAGCTGTGGCTTCTTGCAAAAAGGCTTTTTGGAACTGGTCAGAAACATCTGTTTTGAGTCGCCAACAAATCTTCCTGCGTTACCAACAACTCATCAAAGAAAATCTG aaagaaatttcaaaacTCATCACCTTTGAGCAAGGAAAGACCTTGGCTGATGCTGAAGGAGATGTGTTCCGAGGCCTCC aggtggTTGAACATGCTTGCAGTGTGACATCCCTCATACTGGGAGAGACCATGCCCTCCATCACTAAAGACATGGACACTTATACCTACCGTCTGCCTCTCGGTGTGTGTGCTGGCATTGCACCATTCAACTTCCCAGCCATGATTCCTCTGTGGATGTTCCCCATGGCTATGGTTTGCGGAAACACCTTCTTGATGAAACCATCTGAGCGTGTACCAGGAGCACTCATGTTCCTTGCTAAGCTGTTTCAGGATGCTGGTGCACCTGATGGGACCCTAAATATCATCCATGGACAGCATGAAG CTGTGAATTTCATTTGTGACCACCCGGATATCAGAGCAATCAGCTTTGTGGGATCTAATCAGGCTGGCGAGTACATCTATGAGAGAGGATCCCGGAATGGCAAGAGAGTCCAGGCCAACATG GGAGCCAAGAACCACGGTGTGGTGATGCCTGATGCCAATAAAGAGAACACCTTGAACCAGCTGGTTGGAGCTGCTTTTGGAGCAGCTGGCCAACGCTGCATGGCCCTGTCTACAGCAATTCTAGTGGGAGAAGCTCAGAAATGGCTGCCAGAGCTTGTGGACAGAGCCAAAAATCTACGTGTAAATGCAG GAGACCAGCCTGGAGCAGATCTCGGGCCTCTAATCAGTCCCCAGGCTAAGGAACGGGTTTGCCATCTGATTGAGAAAGGAGTAAAAGAAGGTGCCAGGCTTCTTCTGGATGGACGCAATATCAAAGTGAAGGGCTATGAAAATGGCAATTTTGTTGGACCAACAATCCTTGCCAATGTCAGG CCAAACATGACTTGCTATAAAGAGGAAATCTTTGGGCCTGTCTTAGTGGTTCTGGAAGCAGACACTTTGGATGATGCCATTGAGATGGTGAACAATAACCCCTATGGAAATGGAACTGCAATCTTCACCACCAATGGAGCCACAGCTCGGAAATATTCACACTTAGTAGATGTGGGTCAG GTGGGTGTCAACGTTCCAATTCCAGTACCTCTGCccatgttttctttcactggCTCTCGTGCTTCCTTCAGAGGAGACACCAATTTCTATGGCAAGCAG GGAGTGCAGTTCTACACACAGATGAAAACTATCATTTCTCAATGGAAAGAGGAAGATGCCACCGTTACCAAGCCTGCCGTGGTTATGCCAACTATGGGCAACTGA
- the LIN52 gene encoding protein lin-52 homolog isoform X3 — translation MAAPADGTDLEASLLSFEKLDRASPDLWPEQLPGVAEFAASFKSPITSSPPKWMAELENDDIDMLKELGSLTTANLMEKVRGLQNLAYQLGLDEYAGH, via the exons ATGGCGGCTCCCGCAGACG GCACCGACCTGGAGGCTTCGCTTCTAAGCTTCGAAAAGCTGGACCGCGCCTCCCCGGACCTGTGGCCCGAACAGC TGCCCGGGGTTGCCGAGTTCGCTGCCTCCTTCAAGAGC ccGATAACAAGTTCTCCTCCTAAGTGGATGGCTGAATTAGAAAATGATGATATCGATATGTTAAAAG agTTGGGGAGCCTCACAACAGCCAACCTGATGGAAAAAGTTCGTGGCCTGCAGAACCTGGCTTATCAGCTGGGACTGGATGAAT ATGCAGGCCATTAA
- the BBOF1 gene encoding LOW QUALITY PROTEIN: basal body-orientation factor 1 (The sequence of the model RefSeq protein was modified relative to this genomic sequence to represent the inferred CDS: inserted 2 bases in 2 codons; deleted 3 bases in 3 codons), with protein sequence GRRSLCRSVSFSSSCGPAAAKQAGRVPKDERCRVDAALTGGSTAGHRAYRASTAEPPPVPSRSSAELQRRQREAAEQIEKLKQELIYLKHRSAKKTLQLTDYYAQQIKELEMKFQKKVREFGQIKLEPKSVKEICREKRSMEKELEDKRPGEDVEEKQIMMTETTQNEDILQLNSTEREVFKENVCLHSEFATQLKEIMELQKIKQKLEEENTLLLQEKETNEGLIQKKSLQINARKQKIEDLQHKVEKLEMALYRMSXESVREAQKTQHQVLIENQASMVEIRKLQQLLEMKDREMNRVKKLAXNIINERTEVERFFLDALEHVKQEIVSNRKQYKKKAQTAYYKKMMEACAGKEEFPKIKTFKSNINSTNSVYRDLEEAEKHYWEKKQFKKVDISELTWEQKEHVLRLLFAKMNGRSPWKHTRVSPTSVPAPDDTKDESRIGCLNEFPADPSWLHHLPRNRNKSASSSAPNADF encoded by the exons gggcggcggtCCCTCTGCCGCAGcgtctccttctcctcctcctgcgGGCCGGCGGCGGCGAAGCAGGCAGGCCGGGTGCCTAAGGATGAGCGCTGCCGAGTCGACGCGGCGCTAACGGGAGGCTCAACTGCCGGCCACCGAGCGTACCGGGCGAGTACCGCGGAGCCACCCCCTGTTCCGTCCAGGAGCAGCGCAGAGCTgcagcggcggcagcgggaGGCGGCGGAGCAG ATTGAGAAACTGAAGCAGGAGCTGATCTATTTGAAACATCGGAGCGCAAAGAAGACGCTGCAGCTG ACAGACTACTATGCCCAACAAAtaaaagaactggaaatg aaatttcagaaaaaagtcAGAGAATTTGGCCAAATTAAATTAGAACCAAAATCAGTAAAGGAGATCTGCAGGGAGAAAAGATCTATGGAAAAAGAGCTGGAAGAT aaaagacCAGGAGAAGATGttgaggaaaagcaaataatgaTGACAGAGACCACCCAGAATGAGGATATTtt gCAGCTAAACAGCACTGAGAgagaggtgtttaaggaaaatGTTTGTCTTCACAGTGAATTTGCTACCCAGCTCAAAGAAATAATGGAATTGCAGAAAATCAAACAGAAGttagaagaggaaaacactCTTCTGTTACAGGAGAAG GAAACCAATGAGGGTTTGATTCAAAAAAAGAGCCTACAGATCAAT gccagaaagcagaaaattgaaGATCTGCAGCACAaagtggaaaagctggagatggCCTTATATCGCATGA AAGAATCTGTGAGAGAGGCCCAGAAAACACAGCATCAGGTGCTGATAGAAAACCAGGCAAGCATGGTGGAGATc agaaaactgcagcagctaCTAGAGATGAAGGATCGGGAGATGAACCGAGTGAAGAAACTAG CGAATATCATAAATGAGAGAACTGAGGTGGAAAGGTTCTTCCTAGATGCTCTGGAACACGTGAAACAGGAGATCGTATCCAATAGAAAGCAGTataagaaaaaagcccaaactgcCTATTACAAAAAAATGATGGAGGCAtgtgcagggaaggaagaatTTCCCAAAATCAAAACATTCAAAAGCAACATAAATAGCACAAATAGTGTATACAGAGACctagaagaagcagaaaaacactACTG ggaaaagaaacagtttaaaaaagtGGATATCAGTGAGCTGACATGGGAACAAAAAGAACATGTTCTGCGATTGCTTTTTGCCAAAATGAATGGCAGAAGTCCATG GAAACACACCAGAGTTTCGCCTACTTCAGTTCCAGCTCCTGATGATACTAAAGATGAAAGCAGAATTGG GTGCTTGAATGAGTTCCCTGCAGATCCTTCATGGCTGCATCATCTTCCAAGAAACAGGAATAAAAGTGCAAGCTCTTCGGCTccaaatgcagatttttaa
- the LIN52 gene encoding protein lin-52 homolog isoform X4 produces the protein MAAPADGTDLEASLLSFEKLDRASPDLWPEQLPGVAEFAASFKSPITSSPPKWMAELENDDIDMLKELGSLTTANLMEKVRGLQNLAYQLGLDELV, from the exons ATGGCGGCTCCCGCAGACG GCACCGACCTGGAGGCTTCGCTTCTAAGCTTCGAAAAGCTGGACCGCGCCTCCCCGGACCTGTGGCCCGAACAGC TGCCCGGGGTTGCCGAGTTCGCTGCCTCCTTCAAGAGC ccGATAACAAGTTCTCCTCCTAAGTGGATGGCTGAATTAGAAAATGATGATATCGATATGTTAAAAG agTTGGGGAGCCTCACAACAGCCAACCTGATGGAAAAAGTTCGTGGCCTGCAGAACCTGGCTTATCAGCTGGGACTGGATGAAT tagTGTAG
- the LIN52 gene encoding protein lin-52 homolog isoform X5, which produces MAAPADGTDLEASLLSFEKLDRASPDLWPEQLPGVAEFAASFKSPITSSPPKWMAELENDDIDMLKELGSLTTANLMEKVRGLQNLAYQLGLDE; this is translated from the exons ATGGCGGCTCCCGCAGACG GCACCGACCTGGAGGCTTCGCTTCTAAGCTTCGAAAAGCTGGACCGCGCCTCCCCGGACCTGTGGCCCGAACAGC TGCCCGGGGTTGCCGAGTTCGCTGCCTCCTTCAAGAGC ccGATAACAAGTTCTCCTCCTAAGTGGATGGCTGAATTAGAAAATGATGATATCGATATGTTAAAAG agTTGGGGAGCCTCACAACAGCCAACCTGATGGAAAAAGTTCGTGGCCTGCAGAACCTGGCTTATCAGCTGGGACTGGATGAAT